The segment ctgctgctaagtcgcttcagtcgtgttcgactctgtgcgaccccatagacgacagcccacccaggctcccccgtccctaggattctccaggcaagaacactggagtgggttgccatttccttctccaatgcatgaaagtgaaaagtgaaagtgaagtcgctcagtcgtgtccgaccctcagcgaccctatggactgcacccttccaggctcctccgtccatgggattttccaggcaagagtactggagtggggtgccattgccttctccactaagcCTAAATCCTGTTTTCCTATTGATAATGTCACAAAAGGAAAACCCCGGCCAGGAAGAGGAAGTTGAGCTTGTAGTATTTTCGtccgccccgcccctccgccccgcccctccgcccctccgccccgcccctccgcccctCCGCCCCTCCGCCCCTCCGCCCCTCCGCCCCTCCGCCCCTCCGCCCCTCCGCCCCTCCGCCCCGCCGCGTCCCTccgctccgccccgccccgccggtGCCTGGAACTCTGCGCACAGAGAAGCTCGGCCCTGCCCTCCTTTTCCCGACGTCACGGCTAGTGGCCGAAAGTCGAGCGAGGGGCGGTGCTGAGCTCTCGGGGCGGGAGGGTGACCGTTGGGGGCCTTTAGGCAGGGACGGCGGCGGCTCCGCGCACAGGGGTTAAGATGGAAGCGGCGCCAAGTCCCGGGTCGGGACTCTGCTGCAAGCCTGGAGGGCGACTGGACATGAGCCACGGCTTCGTGCACCACATCCGACGGAACCAGCTCGCCCGGtaccgccccgccccgcgccacCGGCGCCAGCCCCGGCCTGGCCTGACCCGGCCGTCCCTGACTCCCGCTCGGCTCCCCGCAGGGACGACTACGACAAGAAGGTGAAGCAGGCGGCCAAGGAGAAGGCGAGGAGGCGGCACACGCCTGCGCCCACTCGGCCCCGAAAGCCCGATCTGCAAGTGTACCTGCCGCGACACCGAGGTGAGGCCGCCCACCCGCCTGCTTCCTCGAGCCCGCGCGCTCTTTTGGCCCTGGCTCAGCCTCAGTGCACTCTTCTTTCCTATATGGGAAAAAGCTACTTCTTAGCCTCCAAGGCTCAGTTCACCTCGTCCCTTCTCGGAACAGCAACCTCGATGGTCCCCAATCGCCGCTAGTGGTTCTCCCCGTAGAACAGAGAGGGCTCAAGTTAAGCATCACTATTACCGGACAAAGCTGGGAGTCGGCAAGAAGTTGTCTTTCGCTTCCTCTCCACCACACTATTTTCGTATTCCCGTCACCTAACAGAAAAAAAGTTTGGCGCTGCTCTAGGCGACAAGGACATACTTGTGGAATGAAGCCCAAACCAACTTAATGGCCTTTTTTCCCCAGCTTCATTTCGACCCAGCAATTACAGTAGATAACATATGATGCTAAATTTGTTGATCTTCCCTAAGAGTGCCTTTAGAGGTTGTATACATTTCATTCATTTAGCTTTCAGAGGACCCCATAAGATGGGAACCATTATCATTTGTGTTTCACAGTCTGCAAAACGGATACAGAGAGGTTCAGCAACTTGCCTGAAATCTCAAGGAAGTAAATGgcagagcctggatttgaacccagggagAGCACAGTCCACCTCTCTACCACCTTCCAACACTGTAGACAGATGTGTGTTGTGTACCTCCTGTGTGATGTGACTGTGCAGAGGTGCAAAGGTGAATAAAATCCCTGATAGGCGGCACATTTCACACACACATTCTGGGTCCATGAGAAGACtggtgcttttttttccccctaaattcagcttttttctttttttaattttatttatttttggctgtgctgggtcttcgttgctgcccacggactttctctagttccagtgagcaggggctcctctctacttGCAATGCTTTGGCTTTTTATTACAGTAACTTCTTTTGTTTTGGGGCTCGGACTGTAGAACacagggctcagtagttatgttctagagtgcacaggcttagttggcctgaggcatgtgggatcttcccggaccaaggatcgaacctgttgtcccctgctttggcagacagattcccaaccactggatcaccagagaagtctgggGTTTTCTTTACAGTCTGTTTTCCTGTATCATCTCTGGGCAAGGGTTCCAGaagccttcctttcttccctctcattCTGGTTCATCCCTCCAGATGGCTCTACCCACCCAAGCAACCCAGACTGTGAGGAGTCCGGTGAAAGCAGCAGTAGTGGCAGCTCTGAGCCAGAGCCTCCTGGCCATCAGCTTTTCTGCTTAGAGTATGAGGCGGACAGCGGAGACATCACCTCAGTTATCGTGTATCAGGTACGCCTGGTGGAAACAGCTGCAGCCTGAGGGTCCTGGGCCGTGGTGGAAATCACTGTGACACCCGGAGCCACTGTTTTCCTCAGGGACTGGTGGGAAGTATCTGTCCCACATGGGAGCACAAACTGCTGGGCGATGCTTTTGAGCACAAGGCACTCCCATCACACAGTGCTTCTCAGTGGGCGATGGGAAGGGCACATGGCCCATGGTCGAGAATCACTATTAAGGGGACACCTGGGCAATGGCAGGCACTGGCAAGAAGTTGTGAGTCCCACAGAGATCTGTGAGAGTGTTGTCTAGGGACAGGGCAGGCCACCTTTCCAGAAGAGGCTGGGCCCTGAGCTTCCTGACTCTTCCTCCACGTAGGATGATGATCCAGGAAGGGTGAGCGAGGAGGTGTCAGCTCACACGCCTCTGGAGCCACTCATGCGAGAGGCCCTCAAGTTGCGCATCCAGGAGGAGATTGCAAAGCGCCAGAGCCGACACTGAACAGACTGGAGTCGCTGCCCAGGGAGCCATCCCTAGTTTGGGGGTGCAGGGACCAGTCTGAGCTGATCTCAAGACACCCCTGTACCCCCATCCACAGGAAAAGGGTGTCACAGGGACTGGACCTGGCCATCTCCCTCGTAGCCATTTTTTCTTCTATGTTGGCCCATTTGACCAGCCTAATATTCTGAAAATTTGAGAATTTTGTTTGGTTAGCTTGGTTTTGTGGAAGCAAAGACTCCGGGGAGAGTTGGGTTTATGAAACCCTGTGCCAAAGTGCTGCTTTCTCACCAAGGTCACGTTCCCCAGGGCACCTGGCCGCTGCTACTCCACCCAGCTCTTTGAGCCCTGTTTGCTATTTTATAGCTCCTTACTTCTGTACCTCCTGTTCACTTCTATGTCTGCGTTTCCGAGATCTTTTCTGGCGtttctttgttctcttctttcattcatcTTGTCTCCCAATGCATCAGTCGcatccattccccacccccaccccgacctcCCACCTTTAGCTGCTAAGGATTTTGGATGTGGAGGTTCTGGCCTCTGCCTTTCTGGCAAGCTCTCCCAGTAATTCTGATACCAGTCAAGGGAGACCTCCTTTGATGCCTACTTGCAAGCATGTCTCCCTCCCCTTACATGGCTTTTGCAGGTTTCTCCCATGCTCCATCACTTCGCCCAGTCTCGAAAGATGATGCCAGAACTCAACTGTGAGGATTTTTTGCCACAAAACCTCCTGGGCTAGGACTACATAATTCCAGCTTCCCACCTGATCCCTAGCTGTGAACAGGCCATCTGTGCTCAGGCTAAAGGAGAACTATCAAAACAAGCCAGAAACTGTGTTTCCAAATGTGATTTAACAGTCTTGAATGTACGTACAAAGGCAAAATCAAAATGAGCAATTATTGCCTGTTTGGAGCCCTagggcttagacagtaaagaatccgcctgcaatgcaggaaacccggattcaattccctgggtcaggaagatcccctgaagaagggaatggcaacctactccagtattcttgcctggagaattccacggacagaggatcctggcaggttacagtccatggggtcgtaaaagagtcagacaagacttagcaactaacagtTCC is part of the Bos indicus isolate NIAB-ARS_2022 breed Sahiwal x Tharparkar chromosome 11, NIAB-ARS_B.indTharparkar_mat_pri_1.0, whole genome shotgun sequence genome and harbors:
- the C11H2orf68 gene encoding UPF0561 protein C2orf68 homolog, producing MEAAPSPGSGLCCKPGGRLDMSHGFVHHIRRNQLARDDYDKKVKQAAKEKARRRHTPAPTRPRKPDLQVYLPRHRDGSTHPSNPDCEESGESSSSGSSEPEPPGHQLFCLEYEADSGDITSVIVYQDDDPGRVSEEVSAHTPLEPLMREALKLRIQEEIAKRQSRH